A portion of the Acidihalobacter yilgarnensis genome contains these proteins:
- a CDS encoding type II secretion system protein, protein MRCSERQHGFTLIEVLIAIGLVALITAMSYPIFDSMLDFGQQEATHTRLLEAANAIINAYRENALMVDSSLSGQYFCAAAGACITPAASNTAPPSAVPASQADGAQTANELQLIAQSQGLNVERLEVDGYNKYFRYFVSNALSKPNGPGGATVYYHVIAIVSSGGKNQLSPGTTFDPATGQLTLATGDQGVVVSGLPIEQAYYRQAMDQLRTLADDYGQFFTSRYLTSNARNPSTDYFSQSDALDQTNAQSFDSNSPICNSGNGNCGWNFSGDPFPGQMGTPVTNTGVVFWDCQPATVLGGFMSSLGLSQSAVTDPWGYPVGVCNGPNATGQGVNVRNPSNNNAALQPPPYTAAIVAWAPGGIPLTATVVGQD, encoded by the coding sequence ATGCGATGCTCTGAACGTCAGCATGGCTTTACCTTGATCGAGGTCCTGATCGCGATAGGGTTGGTTGCGCTTATCACGGCCATGAGTTATCCGATCTTCGACTCCATGCTGGATTTCGGACAACAGGAAGCCACGCATACCCGGTTGCTGGAGGCGGCTAACGCCATCATAAACGCCTATCGCGAGAATGCCTTGATGGTGGACTCGTCGCTATCCGGGCAGTATTTCTGCGCGGCGGCTGGGGCTTGTATCACGCCCGCCGCCTCGAATACCGCGCCGCCGTCTGCGGTGCCAGCCAGCCAGGCCGACGGCGCGCAGACCGCGAACGAACTGCAGCTGATTGCCCAGTCGCAGGGACTGAATGTCGAGCGTCTGGAAGTGGATGGCTACAACAAGTATTTCCGCTATTTTGTCAGCAACGCGCTGAGCAAGCCCAATGGGCCTGGCGGTGCGACCGTTTACTACCATGTGATCGCGATCGTGTCGTCGGGTGGCAAGAATCAACTGTCTCCCGGCACCACCTTCGACCCGGCGACCGGGCAGCTCACGCTGGCCACCGGCGATCAGGGCGTCGTCGTCAGCGGGCTGCCCATCGAACAGGCCTATTACCGGCAGGCGATGGATCAGCTGCGCACCCTGGCGGACGATTATGGGCAGTTCTTCACTTCCCGATATCTGACATCGAACGCGCGGAATCCATCCACCGATTACTTTTCGCAGTCGGACGCACTCGATCAAACCAACGCGCAGAGTTTCGACAGCAACAGTCCCATCTGCAACAGCGGCAACGGTAACTGCGGCTGGAATTTCAGTGGCGACCCGTTCCCGGGCCAGATGGGTACGCCGGTGACCAATACCGGGGTCGTGTTTTGGGATTGCCAGCCGGCCACGGTGCTGGGCGGCTTCATGTCTTCGCTCGGGCTGTCTCAAAGCGCCGTGACCGATCCCTGGGGATATCCGGTCGGCGTCTGCAACGGCCCGAATGCCACGGGGCAGGGCGTCAACGTCCGCAATCCGTCGAACAATAACGCCGCACTGCAACCCCCGCCCTATACCGCCGCCATCGTCGCTTGGGCGCCTGGCGGCATTCCGCTGACGGCCACCGTGGTCGGACAGGATTAG
- a CDS encoding prepilin-type N-terminal cleavage/methylation domain-containing protein has protein sequence MKLKQPTTRRRQGGFTLIEILIALGVLAVIVAGVVSYLNLSKSKGQVLYNTMASIASAADRFDLDTSCYPFQTDLLFDKTAVAGNTANSCGADVSSTWNGPYMQTKSVDANGNVEFTQIGPQVTISIVPGSFLPNGSNVQYAVQANSVPQKIAAQAFKACSGGAATTTSGSNTVAGNCYLGTASGGVNTFGYVFAGNS, from the coding sequence ATGAAACTGAAACAGCCAACGACTCGCCGCCGCCAGGGCGGCTTTACCCTGATTGAGATTTTGATCGCGCTGGGCGTCCTTGCGGTCATTGTCGCCGGTGTGGTCTCCTACCTCAACCTGAGCAAGTCGAAGGGGCAGGTGTTGTACAACACCATGGCGTCCATCGCGTCGGCCGCAGACCGCTTCGACCTCGACACCTCGTGCTACCCGTTCCAGACGGACCTGTTGTTCGATAAAACCGCGGTCGCCGGCAATACGGCCAATTCCTGCGGCGCCGACGTGTCGAGCACCTGGAATGGTCCCTACATGCAGACCAAGTCGGTGGATGCCAACGGTAACGTGGAATTCACCCAGATTGGCCCGCAGGTGACGATCTCGATCGTGCCGGGCTCCTTCCTGCCAAACGGCAGCAACGTGCAGTACGCGGTGCAGGCGAACAGCGTACCGCAGAAAATCGCGGCCCAGGCGTTCAAGGCCTGTTCGGGCGGGGCGGCGACCACCACCAGCGGCTCGAACACGGTGGCCGGCAACTGCTACCTCGGTACCGCTTCCGGCGGCGTGAACACCTTTGGCTACGTGTTTGCGGGTAACAGCTAA
- a CDS encoding type II secretion system F family protein, whose product MRYVFRADVDYGRRGMAEETMIGESLDELAERLTARGQRLIDARVSWYETISLWQHRRFPSRELAQIYRSLSRRMSQGAKPQDALAQAGSFVSDPVLKVALSAAGAAVTAGARMDEALHQAGFDEEDIALVRAMSEAGNLPEAFQGLSDKHQQLATLGGKIKGILTQPIIYGVIGALMIWSSFLFLIPRFATFFQKAGFKPPHGISQIYALDAVIQQYPIAFSVLYWTLLVIVVVVLFSGRMREVWRRAPVLRQLLARADAAQALTSFALLYEAAIRRSEAARRVATSCRGEQLREAFNRLASGLEGGGNPSDAARLAEFPEFLSATIIGALGANDPDATVEDLRVYARIMAEDVEMFSKRFETWANLMFMLMTALMVLGIFGVTVFPELATLLSHA is encoded by the coding sequence ATGCGTTACGTGTTTCGCGCCGATGTCGATTACGGCCGCCGCGGTATGGCGGAAGAAACCATGATCGGCGAATCCCTCGACGAACTGGCCGAGCGACTGACCGCCCGCGGGCAACGCCTGATCGATGCCCGCGTGTCGTGGTACGAGACGATCAGCCTCTGGCAGCATCGCCGGTTTCCCTCGCGGGAACTGGCTCAGATCTATCGTTCCCTGTCCCGGCGGATGTCGCAGGGCGCCAAGCCGCAGGATGCGCTGGCGCAGGCGGGTTCCTTCGTCAGCGACCCGGTGCTCAAGGTGGCGCTGTCAGCGGCCGGCGCCGCCGTGACTGCCGGCGCGCGCATGGACGAGGCCCTGCATCAGGCGGGGTTCGATGAGGAAGATATCGCGCTGGTTCGGGCCATGAGCGAGGCGGGCAATCTGCCGGAAGCCTTTCAGGGGCTGTCGGACAAGCATCAACAGCTGGCGACCCTCGGCGGCAAGATCAAAGGCATTCTGACCCAGCCGATCATTTACGGCGTTATCGGCGCACTGATGATCTGGTCGAGCTTCCTGTTTCTGATTCCGCGGTTTGCCACATTTTTCCAGAAGGCCGGCTTCAAGCCGCCGCATGGGATTTCGCAAATATACGCGCTGGACGCGGTTATTCAGCAATATCCGATCGCATTTTCGGTGTTGTACTGGACGCTGCTCGTGATTGTCGTGGTCGTGTTGTTCAGCGGACGGATGCGCGAGGTCTGGCGTCGTGCGCCGGTGCTGCGACAGTTGCTGGCACGCGCGGATGCGGCGCAGGCATTGACTTCGTTTGCGCTGCTGTACGAAGCGGCCATCCGGCGATCCGAGGCGGCGCGGCGGGTAGCCACGAGCTGTCGCGGCGAGCAGCTGCGCGAGGCGTTCAACCGTCTTGCATCCGGTCTCGAAGGCGGCGGCAATCCGTCGGATGCGGCCAGGCTCGCGGAATTTCCCGAGTTCCTGTCCGCCACGATCATCGGAGCCCTGGGCGCCAACGATCCGGATGCGACGGTGGAAGACCTCCGGGTCTACGCCCGCATCATGGCCGAGGACGTGGAGATGTTTTCGAAACGTTTCGAGACCTGGGCAAACCTGATGTTCATGTTGATGACCGCGTTGATGGTGCTCGGCATCTTCGGGGTCACGGTATTCCCCGAGCTGGCTACGCTGCTGTCGCACGCATGA
- a CDS encoding type IV pilus twitching motility protein PilT: MRDIGDLLQRYLDEGFHFTDANLSPGEPILYRGAGGFEASKSAPLTLDEIEHFIASPDLGGENWRQRMRENRNTLEMACTFGQARLRCSVYETGGSAHTLRIAIRRQPLDVPPLETIGAPPNITKMLGRGKGLVLITGPTGAGKTTTMAALLDWINRRIPLHIQTIEQPIEYVHKRDKCVISQSEVPENSPSFAAGVEAALRHRPDIIAIGEILNRETVSAALHAATSGHLVIGTMHTNSCEDTIGAILQFYDGEEAEQRRATLATVLVGIVSQVLIPSYDKKKLHLASEIMFCNDTISRLIQQNKVRQIANAMRDDREYGMSILNDSINMLWASQKISLRAAMRASYDPSGVGV, from the coding sequence ATGCGAGACATCGGAGACCTGCTGCAACGCTACCTTGACGAGGGGTTCCATTTCACCGACGCGAATCTTTCGCCCGGCGAGCCCATCCTATATCGCGGCGCGGGCGGATTCGAAGCTTCAAAGTCGGCGCCGCTCACCCTGGATGAAATCGAGCATTTCATCGCGTCTCCGGATTTGGGTGGGGAAAACTGGCGGCAACGCATGCGGGAGAATCGAAACACGCTGGAAATGGCCTGCACATTCGGTCAGGCCCGATTGCGCTGCAGCGTTTACGAGACCGGCGGTTCAGCCCACACGCTGCGTATCGCCATCCGCAGACAGCCGCTCGATGTCCCGCCGCTCGAGACGATCGGAGCCCCGCCGAACATCACCAAGATGCTGGGGCGAGGCAAAGGCCTCGTCCTGATTACGGGACCGACCGGCGCGGGCAAAACGACGACCATGGCTGCTTTGCTCGACTGGATCAACCGGCGGATACCGCTGCATATCCAGACCATCGAGCAGCCGATCGAGTATGTTCACAAGCGGGACAAATGCGTCATCTCGCAAAGCGAGGTCCCCGAGAACTCGCCCAGTTTCGCAGCTGGCGTGGAAGCCGCGTTACGTCATCGTCCGGACATTATCGCCATCGGCGAAATACTCAACCGTGAAACCGTCAGCGCCGCATTGCATGCCGCGACTTCCGGACATCTGGTCATCGGCACCATGCACACCAATTCTTGCGAGGACACCATTGGCGCCATTCTGCAGTTTTACGATGGTGAAGAAGCCGAACAGCGTCGGGCCACACTGGCCACTGTGCTTGTCGGTATTGTCAGCCAGGTACTGATTCCGAGTTATGACAAGAAAAAGCTGCACCTGGCATCGGAAATCATGTTCTGCAACGACACCATCAGCCGGCTCATCCAGCAAAACAAGGTACGGCAAATCGCTAACGCCATGCGGGATGACCGTGAATATGGCATGTCGATACTGAACGACTCGATCAACATGTTATGGGCCAGTCAAAAAATATCGCTGCGCGCCGCTATGCGCGCTTCCTATGACCCTTCTGGCGTGGGTGTCTGA
- a CDS encoding GspE/PulE family protein: MADDALLTDAFEDAPEGWWHPKEQLPILQALRAVGMSDAHLRFARATAAAGCIPEPQAVREMRLLPAERIAAALALSSGYPWLPWTRVPEIEITGDLKDAVIERAGQHAVPVHRDMSGAVYYAIADPAHAREVRIADSRARFVLATPKTISGLYYRHYSNPREDFLAALEKKDWRAAMGHLLTESVYQGAGVENIYLEPGPMAGQVFIQVEGIRRHLHALPLERSPSGTLDGPFGRLITLIAGDIRAAEGDLSVPGSLSGLIPENLEGRFEFRVELKQTFFGRAAVLRPFDLQADVADIDLLGFDGETRRKLRQAIESPYGLLLVVGPTSSGKNTTAISLLYSTDPLARSIQTVEHPVEVRVASWEQHEIPVAKSNPEEIEGAARKITDSLLRSAPQIIYWGEIRNADALSRALVAANTGHMTLSTYHATDAASAILRMRTERTRAGDRIDMTAGGDLILGILSQRLLRKVCAHCAQPETRAEVLRVIERAGLPKAQVKRASKEGCPRCGDTGYAGRILAYEFFEPTADMDLGAASAAEIRKATRPGLFRSGLERMAQGATDYAEVMRVLKPKTGADE, encoded by the coding sequence ATGGCCGATGACGCGCTGCTGACAGACGCTTTCGAGGATGCGCCGGAAGGTTGGTGGCATCCGAAGGAGCAGCTGCCGATTCTGCAGGCGCTGCGCGCGGTTGGTATGAGCGATGCACACCTGCGCTTCGCCCGCGCCACGGCGGCCGCCGGATGCATACCCGAACCGCAGGCCGTCAGGGAAATGCGCCTGCTGCCTGCAGAGCGCATCGCGGCCGCGCTGGCGCTTTCTTCGGGGTATCCCTGGTTGCCCTGGACCCGAGTACCGGAAATCGAGATCACCGGCGATCTCAAAGACGCCGTCATCGAACGGGCGGGCCAGCATGCGGTTCCGGTGCATCGTGACATGAGCGGCGCGGTGTATTACGCGATCGCGGACCCGGCGCATGCACGCGAGGTACGCATCGCCGACAGCCGTGCGCGTTTCGTGCTGGCGACGCCCAAGACCATCTCCGGCCTGTATTACCGACATTACAGCAACCCACGGGAGGACTTCCTGGCCGCACTCGAAAAGAAGGACTGGCGCGCGGCGATGGGGCACCTGCTGACGGAGTCGGTCTACCAGGGCGCCGGCGTCGAGAATATCTACCTCGAACCCGGTCCCATGGCCGGGCAGGTGTTCATTCAGGTCGAGGGCATTCGTCGTCACCTGCATGCGCTGCCGCTTGAGCGCAGCCCGTCAGGCACGCTGGATGGCCCGTTCGGCCGCCTGATCACCCTCATCGCGGGCGATATCCGCGCAGCGGAAGGCGATCTATCGGTACCCGGTTCGTTGAGCGGATTGATTCCCGAAAACCTGGAGGGCCGGTTCGAGTTCCGGGTGGAGCTCAAGCAGACTTTTTTCGGCCGAGCAGCGGTGTTGCGCCCCTTCGATCTGCAGGCGGATGTCGCGGACATCGACCTGCTGGGATTCGATGGCGAGACGCGCAGGAAGCTGCGTCAGGCCATCGAGTCACCTTATGGCCTGCTGCTGGTTGTGGGACCGACCAGCTCCGGTAAGAACACGACGGCCATCTCGCTTTTGTATTCGACCGACCCCTTGGCCCGCTCGATTCAAACCGTCGAGCATCCGGTCGAGGTGCGCGTGGCTTCGTGGGAACAGCACGAAATCCCGGTCGCCAAGAGCAATCCGGAGGAAATCGAGGGGGCTGCCCGGAAAATCACGGATTCTTTGCTGCGCTCGGCGCCGCAGATCATCTACTGGGGAGAGATTCGCAATGCGGATGCCCTGTCCCGAGCGCTGGTCGCGGCCAATACCGGGCATATGACTCTGTCCACCTATCACGCGACGGACGCCGCATCGGCGATTTTGCGCATGCGCACGGAACGGACCCGAGCCGGCGACCGAATCGACATGACGGCCGGCGGCGACCTGATTCTCGGCATCCTGTCCCAGCGACTGCTCAGAAAGGTTTGTGCGCACTGCGCTCAGCCAGAGACCCGCGCTGAAGTGCTGCGCGTCATCGAACGCGCGGGACTGCCGAAGGCACAGGTCAAACGGGCCTCAAAAGAGGGTTGCCCGCGCTGCGGCGATACCGGATACGCCGGACGCATTCTCGCCTACGAGTTTTTCGAGCCGACGGCCGACATGGATCTTGGCGCCGCCAGTGCGGCCGAGATCCGCAAGGCGACCCGCCCCGGACTCTTTCGCAGCGGGCTCGAGCGCATGGCGCAAGGCGCCACCGATTACGCCGAGGTCATGCGCGTACTCAAACCCAAGACGGGAGCCGACGAATAA
- a CDS encoding type II secretion system protein GspD — protein MKTMLPKVLTLAVGAALLGGCATTPALSRISAAQARLKQQAAASAKAPPALATENAPYVAPKPVRYLAPADAVSVQASGLPLKQALRSILPAGWSLSFESDTQPGQGVDIDLEQLGRNSAIRQVAMAGGDVAVIRPGRRQVVIAKRATYLFRVPTGLLSAQSADLDVSSSSSISGSSGGSSMGGMGGSSIGGSSMGSSSMGGMGSTGGMGTSGGSSGGMNGASFSVTGGSQTSGFLKTLQSLAGPNGSVSLDAATGLVSVTSGAGGLERVTHYIDAYSRAANTKVEIHAAILEVQLDHGLTTGIQWNKVLSNTLGASLSATQPTIGQLISGASTSAFSLTKTGTNLNGVIKALQQVTTVKVITKPWLVASNGTPATINSGTQVPYVGDIQSNVTGLSGTSTTGASLSYANNGIALSFIPQVLGHGWVQMAVVPQLSTIEKFETFTVDGQQMNGPELQQRQAFVRMLMRSGQTVILGGSISQSANQQTSGIPGLSRIPVLGTLFGAYGQGNERTQLVILVRTKVVPAPDINPLVGESL, from the coding sequence ATGAAGACGATGTTACCCAAGGTGCTGACGCTGGCCGTAGGCGCTGCGCTACTCGGCGGTTGCGCCACCACGCCTGCGCTCAGTCGTATCAGTGCAGCCCAGGCCCGGCTCAAGCAACAGGCGGCGGCGTCGGCCAAGGCGCCGCCGGCCCTGGCCACGGAAAACGCGCCCTATGTAGCGCCGAAGCCGGTCCGTTACCTGGCGCCGGCCGATGCGGTCAGCGTGCAGGCTTCCGGCCTGCCTCTGAAACAGGCGCTGCGCAGCATCTTGCCCGCCGGCTGGTCGCTCTCTTTCGAAAGCGACACGCAACCGGGGCAGGGTGTCGACATCGATCTGGAACAGCTCGGGCGCAACAGCGCCATCCGTCAGGTCGCCATGGCCGGCGGCGATGTGGCCGTTATACGTCCGGGTCGACGGCAAGTCGTCATCGCCAAACGCGCGACTTATCTGTTCCGGGTGCCGACCGGACTGCTGTCCGCGCAGAGCGCCGATCTCGACGTGTCCTCGTCGTCTTCCATTTCCGGCTCCAGCGGCGGGTCCTCAATGGGCGGAATGGGCGGTTCATCCATCGGCGGCTCGTCCATGGGCAGCTCGTCCATGGGTGGAATGGGCAGTACCGGAGGCATGGGCACATCCGGTGGCAGTTCGGGCGGCATGAACGGCGCCTCGTTTTCGGTGACCGGCGGCTCGCAGACTTCCGGTTTTCTCAAGACCCTCCAGTCCCTCGCCGGACCCAACGGCTCGGTCAGTCTCGACGCGGCCACCGGCCTGGTATCGGTGACCTCCGGTGCCGGCGGTCTTGAGCGCGTCACGCATTACATCGACGCCTACAGCCGGGCCGCCAATACCAAGGTCGAGATCCATGCCGCGATTCTCGAGGTGCAGCTCGACCACGGCCTGACCACCGGCATCCAGTGGAACAAGGTGCTGTCGAATACGCTCGGCGCATCCTTGTCCGCCACGCAGCCGACCATAGGCCAGCTGATCTCCGGCGCTTCAACCAGCGCGTTCTCGCTGACCAAGACGGGCACGAACCTGAATGGCGTGATCAAGGCCCTCCAGCAGGTGACGACGGTCAAGGTGATTACCAAGCCCTGGCTGGTGGCCTCCAACGGTACGCCCGCAACCATCAACTCGGGTACTCAGGTGCCGTACGTGGGCGACATCCAGAGCAACGTCACGGGATTGTCCGGCACATCCACGACGGGCGCTTCGCTCAGCTATGCCAACAACGGCATTGCGCTGTCTTTCATCCCGCAGGTGCTGGGGCATGGCTGGGTACAGATGGCCGTGGTGCCCCAGCTGTCCACCATCGAGAAATTCGAGACCTTCACGGTCGACGGGCAGCAGATGAACGGCCCCGAGCTGCAGCAGCGCCAGGCCTTCGTCCGCATGCTGATGCGCAGTGGGCAGACCGTCATTCTCGGGGGCTCGATTTCGCAATCGGCCAATCAGCAGACCAGCGGCATCCCGGGCCTATCGCGCATTCCTGTACTCGGCACGCTGTTCGGCGCCTACGGCCAGGGTAACGAGCGCACCCAGCTGGTGATCCTGGTGCGCACAAAGGTGGTGCCGGCGCCGGACATCAATCCGTTGGTCGGGGAATCTCTCTGA
- a CDS encoding type IV pilus twitching motility protein PilT translates to MSGFVTWMENWLQSEAPTWSDLYLRVNSRPVVKLSGMGLKVMEASPLVREDDLEYLVGGKVDWSADVDQDHGVTVSGLRFRVNVLKSMGGGGAVLRRLETEPPELDGLGLPTNLLRRICQFSHGLIIVAGETGSGKTTTLSAMMYERARLRSTTTVTIEDPVEILFPKEMPTREGGLSQFIQREVGHDTDSFTSGLRAALREAPNVIAVGEVRDAESARLALQAAETGHLVFMTLHTRGAQETVSRLLAFFPEAQHTLIRQQLASGLRLVLRQVLMPRKGGDGRVLAYELMTLDGGIANCIRKGTDHQILNEISAGREYGMVALNDMLAKLVRDEVIERDEALRHSYDPEALDAML, encoded by the coding sequence GTGAGTGGATTCGTCACCTGGATGGAAAACTGGCTGCAGTCGGAAGCGCCGACCTGGTCGGATCTTTATCTGCGGGTCAACAGTCGCCCCGTCGTCAAACTCTCCGGCATGGGGCTCAAGGTCATGGAGGCCTCGCCGCTCGTGCGCGAGGATGACCTCGAGTATCTGGTCGGCGGCAAGGTCGACTGGAGCGCCGATGTCGACCAGGACCATGGCGTAACAGTCTCGGGCCTGCGCTTTCGCGTCAATGTGCTCAAGTCGATGGGCGGAGGCGGGGCCGTGCTGCGTCGGCTCGAAACCGAGCCGCCGGAACTCGACGGTCTCGGCCTGCCGACGAATCTGCTCCGGCGCATCTGCCAGTTCTCCCACGGTCTTATCATCGTGGCCGGCGAGACGGGGTCCGGCAAGACGACCACGCTGTCCGCCATGATGTACGAGCGCGCACGTTTGCGTTCGACCACCACGGTGACCATCGAAGACCCGGTCGAGATCCTGTTCCCGAAGGAAATGCCCACGCGCGAAGGTGGCTTGTCTCAGTTCATCCAGCGCGAGGTGGGACACGACACCGACTCATTCACATCGGGCCTGCGCGCGGCATTGCGCGAGGCGCCGAACGTCATTGCTGTCGGCGAGGTGCGCGACGCCGAATCGGCGCGCCTAGCCCTGCAGGCGGCGGAGACCGGGCACTTGGTCTTCATGACCCTGCACACGCGCGGCGCCCAGGAAACGGTATCCCGTCTGTTGGCCTTCTTCCCCGAAGCGCAGCATACGCTGATCCGTCAGCAGCTGGCCTCCGGCCTGCGCCTTGTGCTGCGCCAGGTGCTGATGCCGCGCAAGGGCGGCGACGGGCGCGTGCTGGCCTACGAACTCATGACGCTCGACGGCGGCATCGCCAACTGCATCCGCAAGGGCACGGATCATCAAATCCTCAACGAGATCAGTGCCGGCCGGGAATACGGCATGGTCGCGCTCAATGACATGCTGGCCAAACTGGTCAGGGACGAGGTGATCGAGCGCGACGAGGCCCTGCGCCACTCCTACGACCCGGAGGCGCTCGATGCGATGCTCTGA